A part of Caldisalinibacter kiritimatiensis genomic DNA contains:
- the asnS gene encoding asparagine--tRNA ligase: MTNTLIKDIYRNPDKYYDTEIQVSGWVRTVRASKKFGFIELNDGTFFKNLQIVFEETLENFKEISKLPVSSAIIVKGILVETPNTKQPFEIKAKEVILDAESNSDYPLQKKRHTFEYLRSIAHLRPRSNTFSAVFRVRSLAAYAIHKFFQERGFVYVHTPIITASDAEGAGEMFRVTTLDLENTPKTDDGKVDYSKDFFGKDANLTVSGQLEAEAYALAFRKVYTFGPTFRAENSNTKRHASEFWMVEPEIAFAGLKEDMELAEDMMKYIIKYVMENAPEEMEFFNKFIDKGLIERLENIVNSDFERITYTEAMKILEKNKNKFEYPVEWGADLQTEHEKYLTDKVFKKPVFVTDYPKDIKAFYMRLNDDNKTVAAMDLLAPGVGEIIGGSQREERLDVLERRMKELEMNDEDLWWYLELRKYGGTKHAGFGLGFERAVMYLTGMDNIRDVIPFPRTPKNVEF, from the coding sequence GTGACTAATACGCTAATTAAAGATATTTACAGAAATCCAGACAAATACTACGATACAGAAATTCAGGTTTCAGGTTGGGTAAGAACAGTAAGAGCTTCTAAAAAATTTGGATTTATCGAATTGAACGATGGTACTTTTTTTAAAAATCTTCAAATTGTTTTTGAAGAAACACTAGAAAACTTTAAAGAAATATCAAAACTTCCAGTAAGTAGTGCAATTATAGTTAAAGGAATTTTAGTTGAAACACCTAATACAAAACAACCATTTGAAATAAAAGCAAAAGAAGTAATTTTAGATGCAGAATCTAATTCAGATTATCCACTACAAAAGAAAAGACATACATTTGAATATTTAAGAAGTATTGCGCACTTAAGACCTCGTAGTAATACATTTTCTGCTGTATTTAGAGTACGTTCTTTAGCTGCTTATGCAATACATAAATTTTTCCAAGAAAGAGGATTTGTTTATGTTCATACACCTATAATTACTGCTAGTGATGCAGAAGGAGCAGGAGAAATGTTTAGAGTAACAACTCTAGACTTAGAAAACACGCCTAAAACTGATGATGGAAAAGTAGATTATTCAAAGGATTTCTTTGGAAAAGATGCGAACTTGACTGTAAGTGGACAATTAGAAGCTGAGGCATATGCATTAGCATTTAGAAAAGTATATACATTTGGACCTACCTTTAGAGCTGAAAATTCTAATACTAAAAGGCATGCGTCAGAATTCTGGATGGTAGAGCCAGAAATTGCATTTGCAGGCTTAAAAGAAGATATGGAATTAGCAGAAGATATGATGAAATATATAATAAAGTATGTTATGGAAAATGCTCCTGAGGAAATGGAATTTTTCAACAAATTTATCGATAAAGGATTAATTGAAAGGCTAGAAAATATAGTTAATTCAGATTTTGAAAGAATTACTTATACAGAAGCAATGAAAATACTAGAGAAAAATAAAAATAAATTTGAGTACCCAGTTGAATGGGGAGCAGATTTACAGACAGAACATGAGAAATATTTAACAGATAAAGTATTCAAAAAACCAGTTTTTGTAACAGATTATCCAAAGGATATTAAAGCATTCTATATGAGATTAAATGATGATAATAAGACAGTAGCAGCTATGGATTTACTTGCTCCAGGTGTAGGTGAAATTATAGGTGGTAGTCAAAGAGAAGAAAGACTAGATGTGTTAGAAAGAAGAATGAAGGAACTAGAGATGAATGATGAAGATTTATGGTGGTATTTAGAATTAAGAAAATATGGTGGAACTAAGCATGCAGGATTTGGACTTGGTTTTGAAAGAGCTGTGATGTATCTTACTGGAATGGACAACATAAGAGATGTTATACCATTTCCAAGAACACCTAAAAATGTAGAATTTTAA
- the rpe gene encoding ribulose-phosphate 3-epimerase translates to MAKLSPSLLSADFGRLAEQIKEVETGGADLIHLDVMDGHFVPNISLGIPVIKSLRKVTKLPFDVHLMIEKPERYIEDFVNAGADIITVHQEVSPHLHRTIQNIKSYDVKAGIAINPSTPLENIKYVLNDIDMVLVMTVNPGFGGQSLIKEMKHKIIELKRMIKDKGLNVEIEVDGGVKLENVREVIDWGADVIVAGSAIFKAEDVIKQTKKFKDLINR, encoded by the coding sequence ATGGCAAAATTATCACCATCTTTATTGTCGGCGGATTTTGGAAGATTAGCAGAGCAGATTAAGGAAGTTGAAACAGGTGGAGCAGATTTAATACATTTAGATGTAATGGATGGTCATTTTGTACCTAATATAAGTCTTGGAATACCTGTAATAAAAAGCTTACGTAAAGTAACTAAATTACCTTTTGATGTACATTTAATGATTGAAAAACCAGAAAGGTACATAGAAGATTTCGTTAATGCAGGAGCTGATATTATTACAGTTCACCAAGAAGTTTCACCACATCTTCATAGAACTATACAAAATATAAAGAGTTATGACGTAAAAGCGGGAATAGCTATAAACCCATCCACTCCATTAGAAAACATTAAGTATGTTTTAAATGATATAGATATGGTATTAGTTATGACAGTAAATCCGGGTTTTGGAGGTCAAAGTTTGATAAAAGAAATGAAGCATAAAATAATAGAATTAAAAAGAATGATTAAAGATAAAGGTTTAAATGTAGAAATTGAAGTTGATGGTGGTGTAAAGTTAGAAAATGTACGAGAAGTTATTGATTGGGGAGCAGATGTTATAGTTGCAGGTTCTGCTATATTTAAAGCTGAAGATGTAATTAAACAGACTAAGAAGTTTAAGGATTTAATAAATCGATAA
- the rsgA gene encoding ribosome small subunit-dependent GTPase A: protein MNEGIIIKGVGGFYYVKAEDKVIECRARGVFRKNKITPLVGDRVQIRISDEDNTGYIEKIFERKSELIRPPVANVNHALFVFAVKHPNPNLWLLDRFLLLAMKQNLDVTICFNKIDLATEDEVRELSNIYIKAGYKVITSSKITRQGINKLKETLKDKITVLAGPSGVGKSTLLNNIQPNLQLKTGEISKKTKRGKHTTRYAELLELDFGGWVVDTPGFSSLDIDFVEIEDLDSYFKDICRHSVNCKFNSCRHNKEPNCGVKEAVEKGEISRSRYENYLMFLEELEKIRRY, encoded by the coding sequence ATGAACGAAGGAATAATTATAAAAGGAGTTGGTGGTTTTTATTACGTAAAAGCGGAAGATAAAGTTATTGAATGTAGAGCTAGAGGAGTTTTCCGTAAGAATAAAATTACTCCATTGGTAGGAGATAGAGTACAGATTAGAATATCAGATGAAGATAATACAGGATATATTGAAAAAATTTTTGAAAGAAAGAGTGAACTTATTAGACCCCCAGTAGCAAATGTCAATCATGCTCTTTTTGTCTTTGCAGTTAAACATCCAAACCCAAATCTTTGGTTATTAGATAGATTTTTACTTCTTGCTATGAAGCAAAATTTAGATGTGACTATATGCTTTAATAAAATAGATTTAGCAACTGAGGACGAAGTACGAGAGCTTAGCAACATATATATAAAAGCAGGTTACAAAGTCATAACATCTAGTAAGATTACTAGACAAGGTATAAACAAGTTAAAAGAAACACTCAAGGACAAAATCACAGTTTTGGCTGGGCCTTCAGGCGTTGGAAAGTCAACTTTACTTAATAACATACAACCTAACCTACAGCTCAAGACAGGAGAAATAAGCAAAAAGACAAAAAGAGGAAAACATACTACAAGATATGCTGAGTTACTTGAACTGGATTTTGGAGGATGGGTAGTAGATACCCCTGGATTTAGTTCACTAGATATTGATTTTGTTGAAATTGAAGATTTAGATAGCTATTTTAAAGATATATGTAGACATAGTGTTAATTGTAAATTTAATAGTTGCAGACATAATAAAGAGCCTAATTGTGGAGTTAAAGAAGCTGTAGAAAAAGGAGAAATAAGTAGGTCTAGATATGAAAACTATCTGATGTTTTTGGAAGAACTAGAGAAAATTAGGAGGTATTAA
- a CDS encoding thiamine diphosphokinase, with translation MKALIISSGNIKDTKILVELHKQVDLTICADGGSAYAIKANIEPDIVIGDLDSIDKGTLKVIENNNIKIFKYPTKKDMTDTELAIEYAIEKGVNEIIFTGVTGNRLDHTLSNIMLLYKLLKIGVKGKIIDSNNEIYITDNSLNLQRQNGTYVSIIPLVNDLQGVTLKGFEYETENIDIKIGSTLGISNEIKDKKGSINIKNGVALVIKSRD, from the coding sequence ATGAAAGCTCTTATTATATCTAGTGGAAATATTAAAGATACTAAAATATTAGTAGAGTTACACAAGCAAGTAGATTTAACAATTTGTGCAGATGGAGGTTCAGCTTACGCAATTAAAGCAAATATAGAGCCTGATATTGTAATAGGAGATTTAGATTCAATTGACAAAGGCACCTTAAAAGTTATTGAGAATAATAATATAAAAATATTTAAATATCCTACTAAAAAAGATATGACTGATACTGAATTAGCTATTGAATATGCAATTGAAAAAGGGGTAAATGAAATTATTTTTACTGGAGTAACTGGCAATAGATTAGACCATACACTTTCAAATATAATGTTACTTTATAAGCTATTAAAAATAGGTGTAAAGGGAAAAATAATTGATTCAAACAATGAAATTTATATTACGGATAATAGCTTGAATTTGCAAAGGCAAAATGGAACTTATGTTTCAATTATTCCATTGGTAAATGATTTACAAGGAGTTACACTTAAAGGTTTTGAATATGAAACTGAAAATATTGATATTAAAATAGGTTCAACTCTAGGGATTAGTAATGAAATTAAAGACAAAAAAGGGAGCATAAATATAAAAAATGGAGTTGCTTTAGTAATAAAATCCAGAGATTAA